TGACAACCGGGCCTTTGTGATTGCGGATGTTGAGCTGGAGATAACGAAGTCCGTAAGGCCGGAGGGTTTCCAAACGGTTGACGCCTTCACGGGCAATATGTCGGGCGCCCATGTAGAGCCCCGAACGTTTCATCATCCAGGGTTTTTCGCCCAGGAGGTCTTCGGTAAATCCAAGGTCAAGAATGGTGCCTTCGGGTGCTTCGTATTCGACGACAATTCTTCCCAGTTTTTTGTACCGGAAATCGTAAACCACTGCCGCATCTTTTCCGGCTTTGAGAGTTATGGGCTGTACCGGGCCAGGAATTTTTGATTCTGAAAAATACCGCCAGGCCATGTCAAAGGCGGGGTTATGGGCGTCATCGTTGAGATGGTGGGGTTGCCATTGGGAAGAAAGAACGCCGGGAAGCTGGTTAGGGGGAAAGGGTATGGCTAATTGCTGTATTCTTTCTTCCTCTTCCCGGCGGAACGGACCTGCGGTTTCAAACCACAGGGAATCTTCTAACGCTTTATTCAATGATAGAACTAAGCCAGATGAGCGGGGGACAGAGAGAAAAAAGTCCCACGATCCCCAGAAGGATTTTCTTCGAACAAAAAATTCGTTCCATCCTTCATTCAGTTTTAATACAACTATTTGTTTGTGTGGATTGTTTTCATGCGCATTAATTTGTTTGAGCGGCCCTTCCCCATTGAGGAAATGTTCGCCCCACCAGATACCGGCTTCTATGGTTTGTGCTTTGGGCGAATATATCCATGTATGGCCAAACAGCGTTCGGCCAAACCGGAACTCCTCGTTGTTTTCATCGGGCACTTTTACCCTAAAAGAGTAAATTTCCTCGTCATTGGTCAGCAGATAGGGGCCCGTTTGCGAGAATGGCGAAAAACGCTCCTGCGTTAGCGGCGGAATGGTACGGGCAGTAAGTATGCCCCAGGGCAGCGGTTGAGTAAGTTTTTGCGGTTTTTTCCAGTTCCTGGTATTTGCATTAAAAGTTTCGGCGTCTGCCGGATCTTTTCGGGCGTCATACACTTCGAATGGCCCGAGGGCAAAGGACATTTTATTGGTCTGCGAATCGTAGCCTTCCATGCGGTGGCAAAGCCAGTTTCCCGGAGTCTGGAGGGAAAGTTTTTTGCCTTTTGCCGGAATGATATCACCCCAGGCGATAAAAGCCGGCGGGTTTCGCTTCAACTGGTAGGAGTCCGTACCATTTGAAAAGACCTTTACGATCAAAACATTTTTTCCCGGTTGAAGAAAGGGCAGCAGGTCGTAGGTATCAAATTGAGGATGATCGGCATAAAACCGGGAAGGGCCAAAATTGACGAAGGTGCCATTGACCATCAGATGATAGCGGGAATCCGCGAAGAGGTGAATTACCGCACTTTGTGGGAGTTTGTCGAGATCTGTTTCGTAGCGAAACCAGGCAGCCTGGAAGCGGCCTTCGCCGCTGGCGTCCACCCAGACGAAGTCTGCGGGGGCAGAAGCCGGTTGTGAAAAAACCACACAGGGCGAAAACAAGAGGGAGATCAGAAGTAGTAGCCGTCCAGTCATCAGAATGAATTTGGACAGAAGATAGTTTCCCGCCCCTTAGAATTTGTTCTGGACTGTGCTGGTTGAAAATTCCTTTTGATGAATTTAAACCAACAGTTCCCGGATTTTCATTTTGAACCAGTTTGTTTTTGCTAAATCGGATTTCGCAATATTCTGCCGCTGTGGTAACTGAGTGCAATAACTTTTCATCGGGAGCGCTTTGTAATAAAGCTCAAAGTCATCACTGTTGATATACCCTGCGATAATAACTGCCTGATCTTTGTTTTCCTGTTTATTTTTAAAACGGTTTTGCAAAGGCTTGTTATTAAATTCCGGTTCACCGAAAAAAGGATAAGAGGTCCTGTCCATTGTCAGGTTGGGGATAAATGCATCCTTTTCCCGGTCTTTAGCTTCGGTGAGCAACAATATATACCTGGCTTTGTCAAAAGCTTTGTTTTGACTTTGATAATATTCCGCCAGATTTTCGGGGTGGAATAAGTAATTTTCTATGCTATAATAGTCAAGAATGAACAAGTTGGGGTAGTACTTTCTGATTTGAACAATATCCTCATCACTTAAAAAATCCCTGTCCACAATTCCTTTGTATGAAGATGATGTTTTTATCTTATGATAAACGTCATTTCTGTTATTTGCTGAAACAAAAACCGTTTTCTCAATCCCCGTATTTGCATAATACTGACGGTCTTTATTTTCTACAAAACATATGGTAAGATGTTGAAAGAGAGAAGGCAAAAATTCCTTTCCAACAGCTATTTCATAAAGATCCGGATTGTCTTTTGGTTCTGGATACAGACTTCTTGGAACGTCAAAATCAAGATCATCAAAGTCAATAATGGATGCATTATCATTCGTCCGGGCATATTCGATAAATCCAAGGGAGTGGCTGGCGGTCCAAAGCTGACTGTTTTCCGGAATCCAGTTTTCTGTTATTTCTTTCAGTAAACGGAATTGTAATTTTGTATTGAGATGAAGGTCGATTTCATCAAAAAAATAAATGCTGTCCTGATAAAGAGCACTTCTGCTCAACAAATTTATCAGCAGGTTAAAAACTTCTTTTTCGCCAGCACTCAGATAGTTATAATGGATTTCGGAATCGCCTTTTTTAAAGGTGATTTGTGCTACTTTGCCCTCAAGTGGCGGAATGATCTCAATCAATTGTAACCGGGTACCATTGTGATTCCCGAAAATATTATCCAGGGCTGTATTGACAGGGTTTATGTATTTGTTTTTGATTTGTTCATTGGACTGTCCGGAGCGGAAAAGGTCTTTCAGGATGATTTCTGTTATTTTTTCTACGTCGTTTTCAAAGCGATTATCCCGCTCAATAAAAAAACGGGGTCGGTCAGAATCTTTTTCAAAGTCAAAACCTTCTCCCTGCCCCAAGGCTGTTCTTGTAAGTCTGGGTATTTGTCGAAAGCTGGTTCGACCGTAAAAAGTTGTAACAGGTAAATGGCTTGACTGATGGTAATTTGACTTGTCAACTGAAAATTTTAACTGGTTATTAAAATGAACAGTTACAAAAGCAGGGCTGTCTTTCTTTTTTTGAAAATAATTCCAAAACGCTTCATTTAGTGGAATATCATGTTTAATGGCCCCATCCAAAAAACCAAAAGCATCAAATAGAGACGATTTCCCTGATCCATTAGAACCTACCAGCAAAACCAGCTTTGACGTATCTGGTATGTTGTCAATCACCAGGTCCGTAAACCGCTTGAAATTGGTTAAATGGATTTTGGAAATTTTCATGTCAATTTTAGTTACTGCAAAGTTATTATTTTCAGCGAATTTCACATACTTTTCGCTTGCATTACAACTTCTATTCACTCACTACCAGCGCATTGGGAAATTCGGCGATTTCGGTTTCCTGATTGCGCAGTACCAGCAGGGTATTGAGATCGACCATGTTGTATTTTCCCGGCGGCTGGCTATTGCCCTGCAGGGGGTGATGGAGTTCGTCCACACCTCCGGTGTTTTCGGAGGATATGTACAGCCTGCGATTGGTAATGTCCACCCCAAC
The Bacteroidia bacterium DNA segment above includes these coding regions:
- a CDS encoding AAA family ATPase, with the protein product MKISKIHLTNFKRFTDLVIDNIPDTSKLVLLVGSNGSGKSSLFDAFGFLDGAIKHDIPLNEAFWNYFQKKKDSPAFVTVHFNNQLKFSVDKSNYHQSSHLPVTTFYGRTSFRQIPRLTRTALGQGEGFDFEKDSDRPRFFIERDNRFENDVEKITEIILKDLFRSGQSNEQIKNKYINPVNTALDNIFGNHNGTRLQLIEIIPPLEGKVAQITFKKGDSEIHYNYLSAGEKEVFNLLINLLSRSALYQDSIYFFDEIDLHLNTKLQFRLLKEITENWIPENSQLWTASHSLGFIEYARTNDNASIIDFDDLDFDVPRSLYPEPKDNPDLYEIAVGKEFLPSLFQHLTICFVENKDRQYYANTGIEKTVFVSANNRNDVYHKIKTSSSYKGIVDRDFLSDEDIVQIRKYYPNLFILDYYSIENYLFHPENLAEYYQSQNKAFDKARYILLLTEAKDREKDAFIPNLTMDRTSYPFFGEPEFNNKPLQNRFKNKQENKDQAVIIAGYINSDDFELYYKALPMKSYCTQLPQRQNIAKSDLAKTNWFKMKIRELLV